The genomic window ATAAATATGCAAGGGAAAATGGTTTATATAAAATATTTTGCAGTAAGGGATAAAGATGGCAAATATATTGGAACTCTCGAAGTAACTCAAGATATTACAGAAATAAAAAAAATTGAAGGTGAAAAAAGGCTCCTTGATTGGAGTTGATAAGGGGATATTGCAAAAAAGTTATATTTTAAATTATTTTTGTTGACACATCACTTTTAAGCCTTTAATATTTGAAAGGGTAAAAAATGAGAAGAATAAAGAAAAAATAAATTGTGTGCCTTCCAACAAATCGTTGGGAGGCTTTTTTTTTTTTGTCAAAAGGAGGACTTATGAATGGGCGAGAAATTTTGAATGCGCACGAAATTGATAGTATTATCACAAGGTTGGCATTTCAGATTTTAGAAAAATGTCAGGATATCAGCAAAATGAAGCTAATAGGAATAAAAAGGCGAGGAGCTATATTAGCCGACAGAATAGTTCAGAAGATTAATGAATTTAAAAATACTTCTGTTGATGTGGGATATTTAGATATTACTCTATATAGGGATGACTTATCTGAAATATCCGATTTTCCTAAAATACTGGGCACAGAAATCAACTTTGACATAAAAGGTAAAAGCATATTCCTTATTGATGACGTAATTTTTACCGGTAGAACAGTGAGAGCAGCTATGGATGCAATAACTGACCTCGGACGCCCCAAAAAAATCGTTTTTGTAGCTCTAATAGACAGAGGCCATAGGGAGCTTCCAATTCAACCTGACTTTACAGGCAAGTATGTCCCAACAAGCCTTGATGAAAAAATTAATGTAATGCTTAAAGAAATAGATGCAATTGATTCTGTTACAATAGAAAAAATGTAAATTAACCATAGGGGTGAACTATGACATACACTAAAAAAGATTTAGTTGGAATGAAAAATCTGACTAAAGATGAAATCCTTTTTATCCTTGATCAAGCTGAAAAATTTAAAGAAATCAACAAAAGAGAAGTAAAAAAAGTCCCAACATTAAAAGGGAAAACAATTGTAAATCTATTTTTCGAACCTTCAACAAGGACGAGAACATCTTTTGAAATAGCAGGAAAAAGGCTTTCTGCTGACACAATAAATTTTTCCTCATCCTCAAGCAGTACTACGAAAGGCGAGACTTTAATCGATACCGTTAAAAACATCGAATCTATGAGCTCAGATATATTTGTGGTAAGACATGCCTATTCCGGTTCTGTAAAATTTATTGCAGAAAACACAAAAGCTGGCGTAATTAATGCCGGGGATGGGACAAATGAGCACCCTACACAAGCTCTTTTGGACTTATTAACCATTAAAGAACACAAGAAAAAATTAGAAGGATTAAATGTAGCCATTATAGGGGATATAACTCACAGCAGGGTCGCCAGATCTAATATATGGGCAATGAACAAACTCGGTATCAATGTCAAATTGTTTGGTCCTAAAACAATGCTTCCAAAAGAAACTACCCCCTTTGGATGTTACATCGCATCAAACATGGATGAAGCAGTAGAAGACTGTGATGTAATAATGATGCTTAGAATACAAAAAGAAAGGATGTCAACTGTATTACTCCCTTCTGATCGAGAATATGCCAAGTTTTTTGGCTTGAACAAAGCTAAGCTAAAAAAAGCTAAAAACGATTGTATTATCATGCATCCAGGACCAATTAACAGAGGGGTTGAACTTAGCACAGAGCTTGCAGATTGCAAACAGTCTGTAATACTTGACCAAGTTGAAAACGGAGTTGCAGTTAGAATGGCTGCATTATACATCGTTGCTAATAATATATAGTCAATATTTAGGAGGAATAAATGAGCATACTAATTAAAGGATTAAAGATAATAAATCATAACAGTACCGAAGAAGGTAATTTATTAATCGAAAAAGATACCATCAAAGCAATAACAAAAGAAACACCACAAGCAAAAGAAATTATTGATTTATCAGGACTTGTTGCAGTGCCAGGCCTCATAGATATGCATGTTCATTTTAGAGACCCCGGACTTGAATACAAAGAGGATATTATTTCAGGCAGTCAAGCTGCTGTTGCCGGAGGGGTTACTACATGTTTGCCCATGGCAAATACAAAACCGGTTAATGATAACTCAACCATAACAAAATATATGATTGAAAAGGCTAAACAGTGCGGATTAATAGACCTCTACCCTATCGGAGCAATCACCAAAGGGATGAAAGGCGAAGAATTAACAGAAATGGGTGATATGTTGGAAGCCGGTGCAGTTGCATTTTCTGATGATGGATTACCAGTAATGAATAGTGAAGTTATGAGACGTGCACTTGAATATATCAAAACATTTGGAAGCTTCATAATAAGCCATTCAGAAGATAAAAATCTTGCAGGCAAAGGTGTAATCCACGATGGTAAAGTTGCCACAATTACCGGCCTAAAAGGGATACCTGCTGAGGCTGAAGAGATAATGATTATAAGAGATATTCTGCTTGCTAAGGCTACTAAAAGTCGCATTCACATAGCTCATGTCAGTACAAAGGGCTCTTTAAAACTGATAAAGTGGGCTAAAGAGGAAGGGATAGATGTTACCTGTGAAGCAGCGCCTCATCACTTTTCTTTTGACGAAAATTGTCTTCTTGATTACGACACCAACTACAAAATGAATCCACCATTGAGAGAAAAAGAGGATTTGGAGGCTATTATTGATGGTCTTAAAAGCGGAATTATAGATGCCATTGCTACTGATCATGCACCACATCATAGAGATGAAAAATTTGTGGAGTTTGATAATGCTGCCTTTGGAATTACAGGGCTGCAAACACTTATCCCTCTTACTTTAAAACTGATTAAAGACAATAAACTTACATGGCAAGATTTTGTAAGACTAACATCTTACAACCCTGCAAAAATACTAAAATTTTCTGACAAAGGGGAATTAAAAGCGGGGAAAAAAGCAGATATTACAATCATTGACCCTGACTTTACTTATCTTTTTGACAATAAAATAAATAAGTCAAAATCAACAAACTCTCCATTGTTTGGAAAAGAATTAACTGGCATAGCAAAGCTTACGATAAAGGATGGGAAAATAGTACATAAACTTTAAAAAAGGTAAAAAAATCCCGGTCATGTGCTTCAAGAGGGGAGGAGGGAAGAAGCTTGGAATGACCGGGCCAACTTTTGAAGTTTCTATAACAAGTTATTTAAAATTGCAAGCAATTTTTAACCAAAAGTTATCCTAATTTTACTTATATGCATCTTTAAACAATTTATACTCAATAGAATCCACAAGTGCCTGATAACTTGCATCAATAATATTATGAGCTACCCCAACAGTACCCCATACATCCGTATCATCTTTAGACTCTATCAACACTCTCGTTACAGCTTTTGTCCCATCTTTACCTGTTAAAATTCTAACTTTGAAGTCCACCAAATTCATATTTTTCAGATTTGGATAAAACTTTTCAAGTGCCTTCCTCAATGCTTGGTCAAGTGCATTGACAGGTCCATTTCCTATTGCTGCTGTATGTTCAATCTCTCCGCCTACTCTTAACATAACAGTTGCTTCAGCAAAAGGGGGCTCAAGTGCACTTCTTTTTTCATCAATAACTCTAAAACTAAGAAGGTCAAAGAATTTTGTCAAATTACCCATATGCCTTCTTACGAGAAGCTCAAACGAAGCTTCTGCACCTTCAAACTGAAAGCCTTTGTTTTCAAGATCTTTAAGCTTTTCAAGTAATACATTAAGTTGAGGATCATTAGAGTCAATATCAAGCCCGAAATCTTTAGCCTTATAAATAAGATTACTTTTACCAGATAAATCTGAGACCAAAACCCTCTGCCGATTACCGACAAGCTCAGGCTCGATATGCTCATAAGTCCTTGCATTTTTCAATATTGCACTTACATGCACTCCGCCTTTATGCGCAAAAGCAGACCTTCCTACATAAGGCTGATGTATATTGTGTTTTAAGTTGCCAAGTTCATTAATTAGTCTTGAAACTGACCATAATCTTTTTAATTTCTCAGGACTAACACACTCAAAGCCATATTTTAATTGTAAATTTGGTATTACAGAGCATAAGTTTGCATTACCACAACGCTCTCCATATCCGTTTATAGTCCCTTGAACATGAACAATACCATTTTTTACAGCCAACACGGAATTTGCCACAGCACACTCACTATCATTGTGACAGTGAATTCCAAGCGGATAATCACCAAGCTCTTTTTTAACCACATTAATAATATCTACAATCTCATCAGGCATAGTCCCGCCATTTGTATCACAAAGTACAAGACAGTCAGCCTTTGCTTCTTTTGCAGCCATTAGAGTCTTAATGGCATATTCAGGGTTTGCCTTATAGCCATCAAAGAAATGTTCGGCATCGTAAAATACTGTGTCTACTTTTGATTTGAGATATGAAATTGAATCATTAATAATCTCAAGATTGTTTTCTAAGGAAATTTTTAAAGCCTCGGTAACATGCAAATCCCAAGTTTTACCAAAAATGGTGACATTGGGGGCTTCACTTTTCAAAAGAGCCTGAATATTCTCATCATTACTGCACTTTCTTTTGGCTCTACGTGTGCTTCCAAAAGCGGCAATATGCTTTTGATTTACTTTTGATTTTTTGATTTCTTCAAAAAATTCTATATCCCTGGGATTAGAGCCAGGCCAACCGCCTTCGATATAATCGATGCCGAAGTCAACAAGGACTTCGGCAATTCTGACTTTATCTTTTACTGTAAAATTTACGTCTTCAGCCTGTGTACCATCCCTTAATGTTGTATCATATAATATTATCTTACGAGACACTATCTCCCTCCGTTACAAATGCATCATGCAATACTCTTACAGCAAGCTCAGAAAATTTTTCATCTATTAAACAGGAAATTTTTATTTCACTGGTAGAAATCATCTGAATATTGATGTTGTTTTCAGCTAAAACCTCAAACATTTTAGCCGCAACACCGGCATGGCTCTTCATACCGACACCGACAATAGAAACCTTTGCAATATTTTCATCACTAACAACCCTGTCGGCACCAATTTTAGTACATACCTGATTGCAAACATCCATAGCTCTTAATAGATCAGTTTTTTGAACTGTAAATGACAAATCAGTTTTGTCTTGCAAACCAACATTCTGAATAATCATATCAACATTTATATTCTGCTTTGCAAGTTCGCCAAATATTTCAGCCGCAATCCCCGGTCTGTCCGGTACACCTACAATCGTAATCTTTGCTTGATTTTTATCAGATGTTACTCCTGAAACAATTACCTTTTCCATATCTTCATCCTCCTTAGTCACCAATGTGCCGGGCTTATCTTCAAGTGAAGATAAAACCATTATATCTACATTATATTTCATACCAAATTCAACACTTCTTGATTGCAATACTTTAGCTCCCAATGAAGCAAGCTCAAGCATCTCTTCGTAGGAAATCTTATCAAGTTTTTTTGCATTTTTAACAATTCTCGGGTCAGCAGTATAAACACCGTCAACATCCGTGTATATTTCACATACTTTAGCATCAAGCGCCGCCGCCACTGCAACAGCTGTAGTATCTGAGCCGCCTCTGCCGAGAGTTGTAATATCACCTGTAGCCGGGTAAATCCCTTGGAAACCGGCTACTATACATATTTTACCTTCAGCCAAAGCTTTCTTTAACCTTTCAGCGGTAATTTTTACTATCCTTGCTGCAGAGTGAGCACCGTCAGTAATCATACCAATTTGCGGTCCTGTAAAGGATATTGCATCGTATCCCATTGTTTTTAAAGTCTGAGCTACAAGTGCAATACTTGCTTGCTCACCAGTTGAAACCAATTGGTCATATTCTCTTAAATCATACTTAGGAGTAATAGATTTAAGCAAATTTATAAGTCTATCAGTTTCTCCTGCCATAGCAGAAACCGTTACAACCACGTCATGCCCCTCATCTTTCTTTTTAGCTATAATCTCAGCTACATTTTTAATCCTTTCAATGCTTCCAACACTTGTCCCACCAAACTTCATTACAACAATGCTCATGTATTCCTCCTAACTCTACTCTATATTTTGAGTTTTTATAAAATATTCAGCAACTTTATAACCGTCTTCAAAAATAAAACTTGGAACAATATTCTCATTATAATGTTTATTTTTATCAGGTCTTACATCTTTGCCATATATAATTGCAGGCACGGGCTCTGCAACATGTGTCCTCAAGGAAATTGGTGTAGGGTGGTCAGGAGAAATAAGAATCCTCATATCCATTTTTTTAGATGCTTCGATTAAAACAGGTAACACAATATTGTTAATATTTTCTACAGCCCTAATCTTCTCTTCAACACTGCCCATATGTCCGGCCTCATCAGGTGCTTCAATATGGATAAAAACATAATCATGATCATCTAATGCCTTTATAGCATACTCTGCCTTCCCTTTAAAATTAGTATCTATAAATCCTGTAGCACCGGGCACATCAATAATATCAAGCCCTGCATATACCCCTATTCCTCTAATCAGGTCAACAGCAGCAACAACCGCCCCTTTTACCCCATAAATCTCTTCAAAACTCTTTATTTCTGGCTTTCTACCTTGCCCCCAAAGCCAAATTGAATTTGCATTTTTAATATTTAATCTTTTGATAACCTCTCTGCTTTTTGCCATTATATCATTAATAAGCCCTGCTTGCTCACCTTTAGGTAAATAATCTAAAACAGGTTTACCCATTATGTCATGTGGAGGCGTCGTTGAAATATCAAAACTTCTATTTCTAACGACCATTATATTTCTATAACCTACACCTGAATAAAACTCTACACCCACATCTCTTAGCTCTTTGTTAAGTTCCTCTATAATTAGCTTTGCTTTTTTATTATCTATATGATGAGCACTAAAATCTTCCATTACATTGTAGTCATCACTTAACTTCACAATATTACATCTGAAAACAAAATCCTCTTCTGATATTTCAACACCAATACTTGCCGCCTCTATCGGGCTTCTGCCTGTATAAACATCTTTAGGATTATAACCAAACACACTTAAATTACATATATCACTACCAGGATACATACCTTTAGGTGTTGTATAAATAAGACCACATCTGCCATTTTCAGCTAAATAGTCGAAATTTGATGTATCAGCATACTCCAGAATAGTTTTATTATCTATTTCAGGTATCTTATAATCTGACATACCGTCACAAAGTAAAACTACATACTTCATTACTATCTACTCCCTTCAACACGTAAAACTACTGTCTTATCCCTAACATACTCGAGAGAATCAATTTCTGCAACTGCATTGTTTATATTTCTACCTTTTGTTTCATGAGTCATAAATACAAGTGGTACAACATCACCTGGTGCTCTGTCACCAGGCTGAATTGCAGACTTGATACTTATCCCATATTTGCCTAATACACCTGCAATTTTTGATAATACCCC from Deferrivibrio essentukiensis includes these protein-coding regions:
- a CDS encoding aspartate carbamoyltransferase catalytic subunit, with the protein product MTYTKKDLVGMKNLTKDEILFILDQAEKFKEINKREVKKVPTLKGKTIVNLFFEPSTRTRTSFEIAGKRLSADTINFSSSSSSTTKGETLIDTVKNIESMSSDIFVVRHAYSGSVKFIAENTKAGVINAGDGTNEHPTQALLDLLTIKEHKKKLEGLNVAIIGDITHSRVARSNIWAMNKLGINVKLFGPKTMLPKETTPFGCYIASNMDEAVEDCDVIMMLRIQKERMSTVLLPSDREYAKFFGLNKAKLKKAKNDCIIMHPGPINRGVELSTELADCKQSVILDQVENGVAVRMAALYIVANNI
- a CDS encoding cofactor-independent phosphoglycerate mutase encodes the protein MKYVVLLCDGMSDYKIPEIDNKTILEYADTSNFDYLAENGRCGLIYTTPKGMYPGSDICNLSVFGYNPKDVYTGRSPIEAASIGVEISEEDFVFRCNIVKLSDDYNVMEDFSAHHIDNKKAKLIIEELNKELRDVGVEFYSGVGYRNIMVVRNRSFDISTTPPHDIMGKPVLDYLPKGEQAGLINDIMAKSREVIKRLNIKNANSIWLWGQGRKPEIKSFEEIYGVKGAVVAAVDLIRGIGVYAGLDIIDVPGATGFIDTNFKGKAEYAIKALDDHDYVFIHIEAPDEAGHMGSVEEKIRAVENINNIVLPVLIEASKKMDMRILISPDHPTPISLRTHVAEPVPAIIYGKDVRPDKNKHYNENIVPSFIFEDGYKVAEYFIKTQNIE
- the pyrR gene encoding bifunctional pyr operon transcriptional regulator/uracil phosphoribosyltransferase PyrR encodes the protein MNGREILNAHEIDSIITRLAFQILEKCQDISKMKLIGIKRRGAILADRIVQKINEFKNTSVDVGYLDITLYRDDLSEISDFPKILGTEINFDIKGKSIFLIDDVIFTGRTVRAAMDAITDLGRPKKIVFVALIDRGHRELPIQPDFTGKYVPTSLDEKINVMLKEIDAIDSVTIEKM
- a CDS encoding dihydroorotase, with the translated sequence MSILIKGLKIINHNSTEEGNLLIEKDTIKAITKETPQAKEIIDLSGLVAVPGLIDMHVHFRDPGLEYKEDIISGSQAAVAGGVTTCLPMANTKPVNDNSTITKYMIEKAKQCGLIDLYPIGAITKGMKGEELTEMGDMLEAGAVAFSDDGLPVMNSEVMRRALEYIKTFGSFIISHSEDKNLAGKGVIHDGKVATITGLKGIPAEAEEIMIIRDILLAKATKSRIHIAHVSTKGSLKLIKWAKEEGIDVTCEAAPHHFSFDENCLLDYDTNYKMNPPLREKEDLEAIIDGLKSGIIDAIATDHAPHHRDEKFVEFDNAAFGITGLQTLIPLTLKLIKDNKLTWQDFVRLTSYNPAKILKFSDKGELKAGKKADITIIDPDFTYLFDNKINKSKSTNSPLFGKELTGIAKLTIKDGKIVHKL
- a CDS encoding aspartate kinase, yielding MSIVVMKFGGTSVGSIERIKNVAEIIAKKKDEGHDVVVTVSAMAGETDRLINLLKSITPKYDLREYDQLVSTGEQASIALVAQTLKTMGYDAISFTGPQIGMITDGAHSAARIVKITAERLKKALAEGKICIVAGFQGIYPATGDITTLGRGGSDTTAVAVAAALDAKVCEIYTDVDGVYTADPRIVKNAKKLDKISYEEMLELASLGAKVLQSRSVEFGMKYNVDIMVLSSLEDKPGTLVTKEDEDMEKVIVSGVTSDKNQAKITIVGVPDRPGIAAEIFGELAKQNINVDMIIQNVGLQDKTDLSFTVQKTDLLRAMDVCNQVCTKIGADRVVSDENIAKVSIVGVGMKSHAGVAAKMFEVLAENNINIQMISTSEIKISCLIDEKFSELAVRVLHDAFVTEGDSVS
- the cimA gene encoding citramalate synthase, with the protein product MSRKIILYDTTLRDGTQAEDVNFTVKDKVRIAEVLVDFGIDYIEGGWPGSNPRDIEFFEEIKKSKVNQKHIAAFGSTRRAKRKCSNDENIQALLKSEAPNVTIFGKTWDLHVTEALKISLENNLEIINDSISYLKSKVDTVFYDAEHFFDGYKANPEYAIKTLMAAKEAKADCLVLCDTNGGTMPDEIVDIINVVKKELGDYPLGIHCHNDSECAVANSVLAVKNGIVHVQGTINGYGERCGNANLCSVIPNLQLKYGFECVSPEKLKRLWSVSRLINELGNLKHNIHQPYVGRSAFAHKGGVHVSAILKNARTYEHIEPELVGNRQRVLVSDLSGKSNLIYKAKDFGLDIDSNDPQLNVLLEKLKDLENKGFQFEGAEASFELLVRRHMGNLTKFFDLLSFRVIDEKRSALEPPFAEATVMLRVGGEIEHTAAIGNGPVNALDQALRKALEKFYPNLKNMNLVDFKVRILTGKDGTKAVTRVLIESKDDTDVWGTVGVAHNIIDASYQALVDSIEYKLFKDAYK